The following proteins are co-located in the Microcystis wesenbergii NRERC-220 genome:
- a CDS encoding peptidylprolyl isomerase, whose product MKITTRLREWGKFFLKSGASIALALFLILSLFTVKGTAPALAVLAQGDAVTDPTAILRNALPIDNKPIRQVQQSIEDIAKHLRAKRWSPIKKDVKDANYALSTKSNAILDSVPEASKSQGEELIEKLKTGVTALDTAVEAKDKEAVWSTRRELLNNITALEELMVVGFPFNVPPEYANLPQLRGRATVEMQTTKGDLTIVVDGYSAPINGGNFVDLVQRGFYDGLPFIRSEDNFVVQTGDPVGAEEGFLDPKTKQYRSIPLEILIKGEEEPVYGNTLEELGIYLPSLALPFNAFGAVALARPDTNPNGGSSQFFFFKFDNELTPPGFNLMDGRYSVFGYLVQGKEVLEELTDKDKIITVKVVYGLNNLVQPS is encoded by the coding sequence ATGAAAATAACGACAAGATTACGGGAATGGGGCAAATTTTTCTTAAAAAGCGGTGCTAGTATCGCCCTAGCACTATTTTTAATCTTAAGTCTGTTCACGGTTAAGGGGACTGCCCCTGCTTTAGCTGTGCTTGCTCAGGGTGATGCGGTAACGGATCCCACTGCTATTCTACGCAATGCCTTACCCATAGATAATAAACCAATTCGTCAAGTGCAACAATCGATCGAAGATATTGCCAAACATCTGCGGGCCAAACGTTGGAGTCCGATTAAAAAAGATGTCAAGGATGCCAATTATGCCCTTTCTACCAAAAGCAACGCCATCTTAGATAGTGTTCCCGAAGCAAGTAAAAGCCAAGGGGAGGAATTAATCGAAAAACTCAAAACGGGAGTGACAGCCCTGGATACGGCCGTAGAAGCGAAGGATAAAGAGGCAGTTTGGTCAACCAGACGGGAATTGCTCAATAATATCACCGCTTTAGAAGAATTAATGGTGGTGGGTTTTCCCTTTAACGTTCCCCCAGAATACGCTAACTTGCCGCAATTGCGAGGACGCGCCACCGTAGAGATGCAGACCACCAAAGGAGATTTAACTATCGTTGTCGATGGTTACAGCGCCCCGATTAATGGGGGTAACTTTGTGGATTTAGTCCAACGGGGTTTTTATGACGGTTTACCCTTCATTCGCAGCGAAGATAATTTCGTTGTGCAAACTGGGGATCCCGTCGGTGCAGAAGAGGGCTTTCTTGACCCGAAAACTAAGCAATATCGCTCTATTCCCTTAGAAATTTTGATTAAAGGGGAAGAAGAACCAGTTTATGGCAATACTCTCGAAGAATTAGGGATTTACTTACCCAGTCTCGCCTTGCCTTTTAACGCTTTTGGTGCAGTGGCCCTGGCGCGTCCGGATACTAATCCTAATGGGGGTTCCTCGCAATTCTTTTTCTTTAAATTCGATAATGAATTAACTCCTCCGGGGTTTAATCTCATGGATGGTCGTTATTCGGTTTTTGGCTATTTAGTCCAGGGAAAAGAGGTGTTAGAAGAACTTACCGATAAGGATAAGATTATCACCGTTAAAGTGGTTTATGGCTTAAATAATCTCGTCCAACCTAGCTAG
- a CDS encoding glycosyltransferase family 4 protein: MIDSASSEKEQEIVQEFQQKYLYIIDKRTDKLEQQKNNQSLREQNQVCKNYQVQRGEISDLEVNHDLGVPLTEDERENLQVIQSMSEQRKPIVVIDGVIFQINQGGIARVWYSILQEWSNSEFGQHIIILDRNKTAPRLKNLKYWLLEAYDYNHSGEDTRKIQAICDRLQAALFISTYYTTPLSTPSALMVHDMIPEVLEADLNQPEWQEKRYAILYASRYITISANTARDLVEFYPHITQDKIDVVYNGVSQEFSRSIAQEIDGFKQKYQILKPYFLIVGSRISLKGYKNVKLFFEAWNNLPKNNNLAVVCVGGDLELEPELSKLATNITTYVLKLDDQDLKTAYSGAIALVYPSLYEGFGLPIIEAMACGCPVITCFNSAIPEVGGDAVLYIDSTSIDEMIQAIKKIQIPEIRQQLIDKGLERYQQFSWRQNSEKISQIILRTITEVKENPSGQVWVELRKLQEEKQNQSLQQLITSRSLKEMEYSLEKFKNQNTQLLENIESQQEKIKSLSTAKSAIKRLLKIVIKKSKLAYFIKNNY; the protein is encoded by the coding sequence GTGATCGATAGTGCTTCTTCAGAAAAAGAGCAAGAAATTGTTCAAGAGTTTCAACAAAAATATCTCTATATTATTGATAAAAGAACTGATAAATTAGAACAGCAAAAGAATAATCAATCTTTACGAGAACAAAATCAAGTGTGTAAAAACTATCAAGTACAGCGTGGGGAAATTAGTGATTTAGAAGTTAATCATGATCTAGGTGTACCCTTAACTGAAGATGAGCGAGAAAACTTACAAGTAATTCAATCTATGTCCGAGCAGAGAAAACCTATTGTTGTGATTGATGGCGTTATTTTTCAAATTAACCAAGGAGGAATAGCGAGAGTTTGGTATTCAATTCTACAAGAATGGAGTAACTCAGAATTTGGTCAACATATTATTATTTTAGATAGAAATAAAACCGCACCGAGACTAAAAAACTTAAAATATTGGTTATTAGAAGCCTACGATTATAATCATAGCGGAGAGGATACTAGAAAAATTCAAGCAATCTGCGATCGGCTTCAGGCAGCTCTCTTTATTTCTACTTACTATACCACTCCCCTAAGCACTCCTTCGGCTCTAATGGTTCATGATATGATACCTGAAGTCCTAGAAGCGGATTTAAATCAACCAGAATGGCAGGAAAAGCGCTATGCAATTTTGTACGCTTCTAGGTATATTACTATATCAGCTAATACTGCTCGAGATTTAGTTGAGTTTTATCCCCACATTACCCAGGATAAAATTGATGTTGTTTATAATGGAGTCAGCCAAGAATTTTCTCGAAGTATAGCTCAAGAAATTGATGGTTTTAAGCAAAAATACCAGATTTTAAAACCCTATTTTCTCATCGTTGGTTCCCGGATTAGTCTCAAGGGTTATAAAAATGTCAAATTATTCTTTGAAGCTTGGAATAATTTGCCTAAAAATAATAATTTAGCTGTGGTTTGTGTCGGTGGTGATTTAGAGTTAGAGCCAGAATTATCGAAATTAGCCACAAATATTACCACCTATGTCTTAAAATTAGATGATCAGGATTTAAAAACCGCTTATTCGGGTGCAATTGCCTTAGTTTATCCTTCTCTTTATGAAGGATTTGGACTGCCAATTATTGAAGCAATGGCCTGTGGTTGTCCCGTGATTACTTGCTTTAACTCGGCGATTCCAGAGGTAGGAGGTGATGCAGTTTTATACATTGACAGCACCAGTATTGATGAGATGATACAAGCTATCAAAAAAATACAAATTCCTGAAATTCGTCAGCAACTAATAGACAAAGGATTAGAGAGATATCAACAATTTTCCTGGCGGCAAAATTCCGAAAAAATTTCTCAAATTATCCTCAGAACTATTACCGAAGTTAAAGAAAATCCTTCGGGTCAGGTTTGGGTAGAATTAAGAAAATTACAAGAAGAAAAACAAAATCAATCTCTCCAGCAGCTAATTACATCTAGGAGTCTTAAAGAAATGGAATATTCTCTGGAAAAGTTCAAGAATCAGAATACGCAATTATTAGAAAATATTGAAAGCCAGCAAGAGAAAATTAAAAGTTTATCTACAGCTAAGTCAGCTATTAAAAGACTGCTTAAGATTGTCATCAAAAAATCTAAACTTGCTTACTTTATAAAAAATAACTATTAG
- a CDS encoding FkbM family methyltransferase: MFIQPETFIEFCYETFLQRAADIEGKRYYLEQIKLGRSFQEVIQSFLQSSEFQQNQQNSQNNNEQQRKFITNLYKYLLKRNPDNSELEYWLNTSHTLPEILHIFGESAEYKQVNNFSLKKPPKSLYGIMIKSDEIDGYLLYPTFDKVQLQEALEGKPFQLNDFLACMTFLENHSLFHPDKSCFLDLGANIGSTSIYALKGNYFQSAISIEASGLNYQFLTFNTQINQLTERLQALNYGLANFTGTGELVCNPDNCGDFRIQPVNVTDNLFNEDNYRRELAEFITLDELKNRGILNPRKIGFVWIDCQGSEGLIFQGGQEFFREISVPLYVEFWPYGINRLAGKKSYLSFIETFASRVGRLRGGKFVETSLDFLDTFYQDNLNTGEYIDILVIPN, translated from the coding sequence ATGTTTATTCAACCAGAAACTTTTATCGAATTTTGTTATGAAACTTTTTTGCAGAGAGCTGCGGATATAGAAGGGAAAAGATATTATCTGGAACAGATCAAATTAGGACGGTCTTTTCAGGAAGTTATCCAGTCTTTTTTACAGTCTTCTGAATTTCAGCAGAATCAACAAAATAGCCAAAATAATAATGAGCAGCAACGAAAATTTATTACTAACTTATACAAGTATTTACTAAAAAGAAATCCCGATAACTCAGAATTAGAATATTGGCTGAATACCTCCCATACTTTACCAGAAATATTACATATTTTCGGAGAATCAGCAGAGTATAAACAGGTCAATAATTTTAGTCTCAAAAAGCCGCCCAAATCCCTGTATGGAATTATGATCAAAAGTGATGAAATTGACGGTTATTTACTCTATCCCACTTTTGATAAAGTCCAACTTCAGGAAGCTTTAGAGGGAAAACCATTTCAGCTAAATGATTTTTTAGCCTGTATGACATTTCTGGAAAATCATAGTCTATTCCACCCCGATAAGTCTTGTTTTCTTGATTTGGGTGCTAATATTGGCTCCACATCCATTTATGCTTTAAAAGGTAATTACTTCCAATCCGCTATCTCTATCGAAGCTTCGGGTTTAAATTATCAATTTCTAACTTTTAATACTCAGATTAACCAGTTAACTGAGCGATTACAAGCACTGAACTACGGATTAGCTAATTTTACCGGTACAGGAGAATTAGTTTGTAACCCTGATAATTGTGGCGACTTCCGTATTCAACCAGTCAATGTCACAGATAATTTATTTAATGAAGACAACTATAGGCGAGAATTAGCCGAGTTTATTACTCTAGATGAGTTAAAGAATCGAGGAATCTTAAATCCTCGAAAAATTGGTTTTGTTTGGATAGATTGTCAGGGTAGTGAAGGACTAATATTTCAAGGAGGACAAGAATTTTTTCGAGAAATATCTGTTCCTTTATATGTGGAATTTTGGCCCTACGGAATTAATCGACTAGCTGGAAAGAAAAGTTATTTAAGCTTTATCGAAACTTTTGCCTCTAGAGTAGGGAGATTGCGAGGGGGAAAATTTGTTGAAACAAGTTTAGATTTTCTCGATACATTTTATCAAGATAATTTAAACACTGGGGAATATATTGATATTTTAGTTATTCCCAATTAA
- a CDS encoding IS4 family transposase codes for MMTNFSKLIKELLKPLPKNDYPALDTFTFLSCWIGFALDKSIVSMRDLCSRMVLQGINVNLSTFSKASKIRETSPFEKVIVELNKRLVAKKGIENARALFPIDSTIISLTSKLLWSQGWHQVKLFSGLNSITTEVVGILIHFGQGHDSKEGGKTIEAIPVNGVGAMDRGFASNQRITELLESSDKHFVLRVKNNISLEMLENGKCKLGKDKRQIEVRVVAFCDLESQTEFRLATDLPLEGEGAVSNEEVAEIYIQRWQIELLWKFLKMHLKLDNLITKNENGIRLQIYSCIIAYLILQLIDIEEGFGKSLLDKLRYLQSFMCQHISYVHWFRRIVYSI; via the coding sequence CTGATGACGAATTTTTCAAAACTCATAAAAGAGCTTCTCAAACCACTGCCTAAAAATGACTACCCCGCTTTAGATACTTTTACATTTTTGTCCTGTTGGATTGGTTTTGCTTTAGATAAAAGCATCGTCAGTATGAGGGACTTATGCAGTAGAATGGTACTTCAAGGAATTAATGTAAATTTATCCACATTTTCTAAGGCAAGCAAAATTAGAGAAACAAGTCCATTTGAGAAAGTCATTGTCGAATTAAATAAGCGTTTAGTTGCCAAAAAAGGAATAGAGAATGCGCGAGCTTTATTTCCTATTGACTCAACAATAATTAGCTTAACCAGTAAATTACTATGGTCCCAGGGATGGCATCAAGTAAAACTATTCTCTGGTCTTAATAGTATCACAACAGAGGTGGTCGGAATACTCATCCATTTTGGTCAAGGTCATGACTCAAAAGAAGGAGGAAAAACGATAGAAGCAATTCCTGTAAATGGAGTTGGAGCAATGGATAGAGGATTTGCGTCTAATCAAAGAATCACCGAATTATTAGAGAGTAGTGACAAGCATTTTGTCTTGAGAGTGAAAAATAATATTAGCCTAGAGATGCTCGAAAATGGCAAGTGTAAACTCGGAAAAGATAAAAGACAAATAGAAGTAAGAGTAGTCGCTTTTTGCGACCTAGAAAGTCAAACAGAATTTCGGCTGGCGACAGATTTACCTCTAGAAGGAGAAGGAGCAGTTAGTAATGAAGAAGTTGCCGAAATTTACATCCAAAGATGGCAAATAGAACTGCTGTGGAAATTTTTAAAAATGCATCTAAAGTTGGATAATCTAATCACTAAAAACGAGAACGGAATCCGCCTACAGATCTATAGTTGCATTATCGCTTATCTGATTCTACAGCTAATAGATATTGAAGAAGGATTTGGGAAAAGCTTATTAGACAAACTGCGCTATTTACAGAGTTTCATGTGTCAACATATTAGCTATGTACACTGGTTCCGGAGGATTGTCTATTCAATTTAA
- a CDS encoding class I SAM-dependent methyltransferase, with product MSWTEGYVLEVNYTSGFYGELSPLKLGLATLIKSIQPPDSSQEFTYCELACGQGFTTNILAATYPHAQFYANDFNPSHIATARDLAAKAGMKNILFFDDSFEEFLERDLPQFDFISLHGIYSWISAKNRQAIVNFMRRNLKVGGLVYISYNALPGWSAAMPMQALMLRHGQHSSESILTRIEQALNFTGELLEANASYFVQNPILKNRYERLKEQNRYYLAHEYFNQEWNSFYFDEVAKELEDAKLKYVGSAHINDHIDAVNLSPAAQEKLAKISDPIYREVVRDFFVNSQFRRDIFIRGSLGLTPQEQLKQLQETRFALIVNPANIKFEQQFPLGEVKLQEAVYQPICQVLAESPQTLLQLQNHPKTSNINLNGLYQALMILTGIGYIHPAVDEQTCQERKPSTNAFNNAVKTKAIYNEELSFLASPLIGTGVVVNRLEQLFLLAKSSNQNAVQFVWQILASQGKKVVKDGKTLETEEENITHLKTVYEEFSQERLLTLQKLGIE from the coding sequence ATGAGTTGGACAGAAGGATATGTATTGGAAGTTAACTACACTAGCGGCTTTTACGGCGAGTTAAGTCCCCTAAAATTAGGTTTAGCGACTCTGATTAAATCGATTCAACCCCCCGATTCTAGCCAAGAATTTACCTATTGTGAATTGGCCTGTGGTCAGGGTTTTACCACGAATATTTTAGCGGCTACCTATCCCCACGCCCAATTTTATGCCAATGATTTTAATCCTAGCCATATCGCCACAGCTAGAGATTTAGCGGCCAAGGCGGGAATGAAGAATATTCTTTTCTTTGATGATAGTTTTGAGGAATTTTTAGAGAGAGATTTACCTCAATTTGACTTCATCAGCTTGCACGGAATTTATAGCTGGATTAGTGCCAAAAATCGCCAAGCAATAGTTAATTTTATGCGCCGCAATCTCAAGGTGGGGGGATTAGTTTATATCTCCTATAATGCCCTTCCGGGGTGGTCGGCGGCGATGCCGATGCAAGCTTTGATGTTGCGTCATGGTCAACACAGTTCCGAGTCAATTTTAACCCGCATTGAACAGGCACTTAATTTTACAGGAGAATTATTAGAAGCTAATGCTAGTTATTTTGTCCAAAACCCAATTTTAAAAAATCGTTACGAGCGCCTGAAGGAACAAAATCGTTATTATTTAGCTCACGAGTATTTCAATCAGGAATGGAATTCTTTTTACTTCGATGAAGTAGCGAAAGAATTAGAGGATGCGAAACTTAAATATGTGGGTTCTGCCCATATTAATGACCATATTGATGCGGTCAATCTCTCCCCAGCAGCTCAAGAGAAATTAGCCAAAATCAGCGACCCAATCTATCGGGAAGTGGTGCGAGATTTCTTTGTTAATAGCCAATTCCGTCGTGATATTTTTATTCGAGGCTCTTTAGGTTTAACTCCCCAAGAACAGCTTAAACAACTACAAGAAACCCGGTTTGCCCTGATTGTTAATCCCGCAAATATCAAGTTCGAGCAGCAGTTTCCCCTGGGAGAAGTCAAGTTACAGGAGGCAGTTTATCAGCCAATTTGTCAGGTTTTGGCGGAATCTCCCCAAACTTTACTTCAACTACAAAATCACCCCAAAACCTCAAATATTAACTTAAATGGTCTTTACCAAGCTCTCATGATTTTAACTGGTATTGGCTATATTCATCCTGCTGTGGATGAGCAAACTTGCCAAGAACGGAAACCATCTACTAATGCTTTTAATAATGCAGTGAAAACCAAAGCAATCTATAATGAGGAATTAAGCTTTTTAGCTTCTCCTTTGATTGGGACTGGAGTAGTGGTCAATCGTTTAGAACAATTATTCCTCTTGGCTAAATCCTCTAACCAAAATGCAGTACAATTTGTTTGGCAAATTTTGGCAAGTCAAGGCAAAAAAGTGGTTAAAGATGGGAAAACTTTGGAAACAGAGGAGGAGAATATCACTCATCTGAAAACAGTGTACGAGGAGTTTAGTCAAGAACGTTTACTAACATTGCAAAAACTAGGTATTGAGTAA